A genomic stretch from Leptotrichia sp. HSP-536 includes:
- the lacG gene encoding 6-phospho-beta-galactosidase — protein MSKKLPEDFIFGGATAAYQAEGATKTDGKGRVAWDTFLEENYWYTAEPASDFYNQYPVDLKLCEEFGINGIRISIAWSRIFPEGYGEVNHKGVEFYHKLFAECKKRNVEPFVTLHHFDTPEVLHSNGDFLNRENIEHFVNYAKFCFEEFTEVNYWTTFNEIGPIGDGQYLVGKFPPGIKYDFEKLFQSHHNMVLAHAKAVNLFKQNGYNGEIGMVCALPTKYPYDPNNPGDVKAAELDDIIHNKFILDATFKGEYSKGTMDGVNHILQVNGGKLDLRAEDFEILKAAKDLNDFLGINYYMSDWMAEYEGETEIIHNATGNKGSSKYQIKGVGQRKANESIPRTDWDWIIYPQGLYDQISRVKRDYPNYKKIYITENGLGYKDVFEDNTVYDDARIDYIRQHLEVISDAIKNGANVKGYFLWSLMDVFSWSNGYEKRYGLFYVDFETQKRYPKKSAYWYKKVSETKEV, from the coding sequence ATGTCAAAAAAATTACCAGAAGATTTTATTTTTGGAGGAGCAACAGCGGCATATCAGGCTGAAGGTGCAACAAAAACAGATGGTAAAGGTCGTGTGGCTTGGGATACTTTTTTGGAAGAAAATTACTGGTATACAGCCGAGCCAGCAAGTGATTTTTACAATCAATATCCAGTAGATTTGAAACTTTGCGAAGAATTCGGTATAAATGGAATAAGAATTTCAATAGCCTGGTCAAGAATTTTTCCTGAAGGTTATGGTGAAGTGAACCACAAAGGAGTAGAATTTTATCATAAACTATTTGCAGAATGTAAAAAAAGAAATGTTGAACCATTTGTAACGCTTCATCATTTTGACACACCTGAAGTTCTACATTCAAATGGAGATTTCTTAAATCGTGAAAATATAGAACATTTTGTAAATTATGCTAAATTCTGTTTTGAAGAATTTACGGAAGTAAATTATTGGACAACGTTTAATGAAATTGGGCCTATTGGTGACGGACAATATTTAGTTGGAAAATTTCCGCCAGGAATAAAATATGATTTCGAAAAATTGTTTCAGTCACATCATAATATGGTTTTGGCACACGCAAAAGCAGTAAATTTATTTAAGCAAAACGGATATAATGGAGAAATAGGAATGGTTTGTGCATTACCAACAAAATATCCTTATGATCCAAATAATCCTGGAGATGTGAAAGCAGCAGAACTGGACGATATTATCCATAATAAATTTATTTTGGATGCTACTTTTAAAGGAGAATACTCAAAAGGAACAATGGATGGCGTAAATCATATTTTGCAAGTTAATGGTGGAAAATTAGATTTAAGAGCAGAAGATTTTGAAATATTGAAAGCTGCAAAAGATTTAAATGATTTTCTTGGAATAAATTATTATATGAGTGATTGGATGGCTGAATATGAAGGTGAAACTGAAATTATCCACAATGCAACAGGAAATAAAGGAAGTTCCAAATATCAGATAAAAGGCGTAGGACAAAGAAAAGCCAATGAAAGCATCCCAAGAACTGACTGGGACTGGATAATTTATCCGCAAGGTCTTTATGATCAAATCTCAAGAGTTAAAAGAGATTATCCAAACTACAAAAAAATCTATATTACTGAAAATGGTTTAGGCTATAAAGATGTTTTTGAAGACAATACAGTATATGACGATGCAAGAATTGACTACATAAGACAACATTTGGAAGTAATTTCAGATGCAATAAAAAATGGAGCGAATGTAAAAGGATATTTCTTATGGTCATTAATGGATGTATTTTCTTGGTCTAATGGCTATGAAAAAAGATATGGATTATTCTATGTTGACTTTGAAACACAAAAACGTTATCCGAAGAAAAGTGCTTACTGGTATAAAAAAGTATCAGAAACAAAAGAAGTCTAA
- a CDS encoding lactose-specific PTS transporter subunit EIIC codes for MKKLIEFIEKGKPFFEKLSRNIYLRAIRDGFIAGMPVILFSSIFILIAYVPNAFGFFWPKNIEALLMKPYSYSMGILAFLVAGTTAKSLTDSVNRSMPATNQINYLSTLLASMVGLLLLAADPTKDGISTGFLGTKGLLTAFLAAFITVTIYKFCVKNEVTIKMPSEVPPNISQVFKDVIPFTLSIVLLYVLEILVRHFIGTGVAEAVGKLFGPLFSAADGYVGITIIFGAYAFFWFVGIHGPSIVEPAIAVVTYANIDANLNLMRAGQHADKILTSGTQMFIVTMGGTGATLIVPFMFMWLCKSKRNKAIGRASAVPTFFGVNEPILFGAPIVLNPVFFIPFIFAPIINVWIFKIFIDVLGMNSFTANLPWTTPGPLGIILGTNLQVLSFILAALLIVVDFIIYYPFIKVYDKQILEEERLGTTNNELKEKVAANFNTKKADNILEKAGVEKTGAVKNNITKETNVLVLCAGGGTSGLLANALNKAAKEHNVPVKAAAGGYGAHREILPEFDLVILAPQVASNFEDMKAETDKLGIKLAKTEGAQYISLTRDGKGALDFVQAQFQD; via the coding sequence ATGAAAAAACTGATTGAATTTATAGAAAAAGGAAAGCCTTTTTTTGAGAAATTATCTCGGAATATATATTTAAGAGCAATTCGTGATGGTTTTATAGCTGGTATGCCAGTTATACTATTTTCTAGTATTTTTATCTTAATTGCTTATGTTCCAAATGCTTTTGGATTTTTTTGGCCAAAAAATATAGAAGCTTTATTAATGAAACCATATAGTTACTCTATGGGAATCTTAGCATTTTTAGTAGCTGGAACAACGGCTAAATCATTAACAGATTCTGTAAACCGTTCTATGCCAGCAACTAATCAAATTAATTATCTTTCTACACTTTTAGCCTCAATGGTTGGATTGCTGTTATTAGCGGCAGATCCAACTAAAGATGGAATTTCAACTGGATTCTTGGGTACAAAAGGACTTTTAACTGCATTTTTAGCAGCATTTATAACTGTAACAATTTATAAATTTTGTGTAAAAAATGAAGTAACTATAAAAATGCCATCAGAAGTTCCGCCTAATATTTCACAAGTTTTTAAAGATGTAATACCGTTTACTTTATCAATAGTATTGCTTTATGTTCTTGAGATTCTTGTGCGTCACTTTATTGGAACAGGAGTTGCAGAAGCAGTAGGTAAACTTTTTGGACCGTTATTTTCAGCAGCTGATGGATATGTAGGAATTACTATTATATTTGGAGCTTATGCTTTCTTCTGGTTTGTTGGAATTCATGGACCTTCAATTGTAGAACCAGCTATTGCAGTTGTTACTTATGCTAATATAGATGCAAATTTAAACCTTATGAGAGCTGGACAGCATGCGGATAAAATTTTAACTTCAGGAACACAAATGTTTATAGTTACAATGGGAGGAACTGGAGCTACTTTAATTGTACCATTTATGTTCATGTGGCTTTGTAAATCTAAGAGAAATAAAGCTATTGGACGTGCTTCTGCTGTACCTACATTCTTTGGTGTAAATGAACCAATTTTATTTGGTGCTCCAATTGTATTAAATCCAGTATTCTTTATACCATTTATCTTTGCACCAATAATAAATGTTTGGATTTTTAAAATATTTATAGATGTACTTGGAATGAACAGCTTTACTGCTAATCTTCCATGGACAACTCCAGGACCATTGGGAATAATACTGGGAACCAATCTTCAGGTATTATCGTTTATTTTAGCGGCACTTTTAATTGTTGTGGACTTTATTATTTATTATCCATTTATAAAAGTATACGATAAACAAATTCTCGAAGAAGAACGTCTAGGAACTACAAATAACGAATTAAAAGAAAAAGTCGCCGCAAATTTCAACACTAAAAAAGCAGATAATATTCTTGAAAAAGCTGGTGTTGAAAAAACTGGTGCCGTTAAAAATAATATAACAAAAGAAACAAATGTACTTGTACTGTGTGCTGGTGGAGGAACAAGTGGACTTTTAGCAAATGCTTTAAATAAGGCGGCAAAAGAACATAATGTTCCTGTTAAAGCTGCAGCAGGTGGATATGGTGCACATCGTGAAATACTTCCTGAATTTGATTTAGTTATTCTTGCACCGCAAGTTGCATCAAATTTTGAAGATATGAAAGCAGAAACTGATAAGTTAGGAATTAAATTAGCAAAAACCGAAGGGGCTCAATATATTAGTTTGACTCGTGATGGTAAGGGTGCGTTAGATTTTGTGCAAGCACAATTTCAAGATTAA
- the lacF gene encoding lactose-specific PTS transporter subunit IIA — protein MTKEDVTMIGFEIVAYAGDARSKLMIALNKAQNGEFEEAENLVKEAENVWLAHNSQTDILAKEAAGEDLEMSFIMIHGQDHLMTTILLKELMKHLIELYKRGAK, from the coding sequence ATGACTAAAGAAGATGTTACAATGATTGGATTTGAAATAGTAGCTTATGCAGGGGATGCAAGATCTAAATTGATGATTGCGTTAAATAAAGCACAAAATGGAGAGTTCGAAGAAGCGGAAAATTTAGTAAAAGAGGCTGAGAATGTTTGGTTGGCTCATAATTCACAAACAGATATTTTAGCTAAAGAAGCGGCTGGAGAAGATTTGGAAATGAGTTTTATTATGATTCACGGACAAGATCATTTAATGACAACAATATTATTGAAAGAATTAATGAAACATTTAATAGAATTATATAAAAGAGGAGCAAAGTAA
- a CDS encoding LacI family DNA-binding transcriptional regulator: MSTIRDVAKYAGVSIATVSRILNNDEYFGVTRETKQKVLDAVKKLNYKKKNTKRKNTQLNVSIIKSFDEKIESEDPYFVSLRLDLEYALKKKGIKSKVFELQMFEKNEEILMNFIVCNAIIVIGEIKRSQLDFLKSLNDNIICVDAYNFDNSIDYIKFDMKHSVKIVIDYLLKLGHKKIGLLVGRNQIVRNLVDFREQYFIEIMKELELYDERFVKVDEFSPESGYEMMKEILKLEDRPTAIFCANDSIAMGAYKAIREHNLKVFDDISIIGFNNLKISQYMISPLTTLRIDTKIIAQETINVLVELLEHNRSYRKKVYLPVELIERESCGSI, from the coding sequence ATGTCTACAATTAGAGATGTTGCAAAGTATGCGGGAGTTTCTATTGCTACTGTTTCCAGAATTTTAAATAATGATGAATATTTTGGTGTAACGAGGGAAACAAAACAGAAGGTATTGGATGCGGTTAAGAAGTTAAACTACAAGAAAAAAAATACGAAAAGAAAAAATACACAGTTAAATGTTTCAATTATAAAATCATTTGATGAAAAGATTGAAAGTGAGGATCCGTATTTTGTATCTTTAAGGCTGGATCTGGAGTATGCATTAAAGAAAAAAGGGATAAAAAGTAAAGTTTTTGAGTTGCAGATGTTTGAAAAAAATGAGGAAATTTTAATGAATTTTATTGTTTGCAATGCAATTATTGTGATTGGAGAAATAAAAAGAAGCCAGTTGGATTTTTTAAAGTCATTGAATGATAACATTATTTGTGTGGATGCTTATAATTTTGATAATTCCATTGATTATATAAAATTTGATATGAAACATTCAGTAAAAATTGTAATCGATTATTTACTGAAATTAGGACATAAAAAAATTGGACTGTTAGTGGGAAGAAATCAGATTGTTAGAAATCTTGTAGATTTTCGGGAGCAGTATTTTATTGAAATTATGAAGGAACTTGAATTGTATGATGAAAGATTTGTAAAAGTAGATGAATTTTCGCCTGAATCAGGATATGAAATGATGAAAGAAATACTAAAACTGGAAGATAGGCCAACTGCGATATTTTGTGCAAATGATTCGATTGCAATGGGTGCTTATAAAGCAATAAGAGAGCATAATTTAAAAGTATTTGACGATATTTCAATTATCGGATTTAATAATTTAAAAATTTCTCAATATATGATATCTCCTTTAACAACACTTAGAATAGATACTAAAATTATTGCACAAGAAACAATAAATGTACTTGTGGAACTGTTAGAGCATAACAGAAGTTACAGGAAAAAAGTTTATTTGCCTGTGGAATTAATCGAAAGAGAAAGCTGTGGAAGCATTTGA
- a CDS encoding ABC transporter substrate-binding protein — translation MKKIMRGVLLFGMLGGMLLSCGNKKSNNSQDGKKDSQVSEKVYKIGLSQIVDHPALNAAKQGFKDALEKAGIKADYDDKIANNDMSNQTLIMQQFAADKKDLVFAVTTPTAQAAKNQVTGDIPVVFASVTDPKSAGLEGIPNVTGTSGAAPVNENLKLMRELLPEAKKIGIIYNSSEQNSVSEVNNLKKLAGQYGFTVVEKAVTNGTEMVAAANLIAKDIDIYYAIQDNTVASYFAALLDVFNKSKIPVLATNDVYSNAGGLISQGTTDYNIGYRSGEIAAEILLKGKKPSEIPIETVKNLQIEINKKNMELLGIKIPDSILKQAKMVETKK, via the coding sequence ATGAAAAAAATTATGAGAGGTGTACTGTTATTTGGTATGTTAGGAGGAATGCTTTTGTCTTGTGGAAATAAAAAAAGTAATAATTCTCAAGACGGAAAAAAAGATTCTCAAGTTAGTGAAAAGGTTTATAAAATTGGATTGTCACAAATTGTGGATCATCCAGCGTTAAATGCAGCAAAACAAGGTTTTAAGGATGCTTTGGAAAAGGCTGGGATAAAGGCTGATTATGATGATAAAATTGCAAATAATGACATGAGTAATCAAACATTGATTATGCAGCAGTTTGCAGCAGATAAGAAAGATTTGGTATTTGCGGTTACGACACCGACAGCACAGGCGGCTAAAAATCAGGTTACAGGAGATATACCAGTTGTATTTGCATCAGTTACAGATCCAAAAAGTGCAGGACTTGAAGGAATTCCCAATGTTACAGGGACAAGCGGAGCGGCACCAGTAAACGAAAACTTGAAATTAATGAGAGAATTATTACCAGAAGCTAAAAAAATAGGAATAATTTATAATTCATCTGAACAAAATTCAGTTTCTGAAGTAAATAATTTGAAAAAACTCGCAGGACAATATGGATTTACAGTAGTTGAAAAAGCTGTTACAAACGGAACGGAAATGGTTGCAGCGGCAAACTTGATAGCAAAAGATATTGATATTTATTATGCTATTCAAGACAATACAGTGGCATCATACTTTGCAGCATTGCTTGATGTGTTTAATAAATCAAAAATCCCTGTTTTAGCCACAAATGACGTTTACTCAAATGCAGGAGGGCTAATTTCACAAGGAACTACAGATTACAATATCGGTTATCGTTCTGGAGAAATCGCAGCAGAAATTTTACTAAAAGGTAAAAAACCAAGTGAAATTCCAATAGAAACAGTTAAAAATCTGCAAATTGAAATTAATAAGAAAAATATGGAATTATTGGGAATAAAAATACCAGATAGCATTTTAAAACAGGCTAAAATGGTAGAAACTAAAAAATAA
- the typA gene encoding translational GTPase TypA — translation MNKIKNIAIIAHVDHGKTTLVDALLKQAGTFGEHEKVDERIMDSDDLERERGITIFSKNASFHYDGYKINIVDTPGHADFGGEVQRILKMVDSVLLLVDAFEGVMPQTKYVLKQALEHGLRPIVVVNKIDRPNSDPDAVVDSVFDLFVDLGANDIQLDFPVVYASAKNGYAKLELEDEDKDMKPLYDKIMEHVEDPEGDVNEPLQMLVTNTEYDEYVGKLGTGRIYNGKIEKNQEITLIKRNGDLVNGKVTRIYGYDGLKKVEMEVAFAGDIVTIAGIEQIDIGETVANKENPKPLPLIDIDEPTLAMTFMVNDSPFAGQDGKFVTSRNILERLQKEVNHNVSMRLEMTDSPDAFIVKGRGELQLSILLENMRREGYEVAVSKPEVIFKEENGQKLEPIELAIIDVADEFVGVVIEKLGLRKGEMVNMNQGSDGYTRLEFKVPSRGLIGFRNEFLTETRGTGIINHSFFEYGPFKGEVTGRRRGVLIAMEPGTSLGYSLNNLQPRGILFIGPGVEVYEGMIVGEHSRENDLVVNVCKGKKLTNMRAAGSDDAVKLAPPKEFTLELALEYIENDELVEITPNFIRLRKKYLNANERKKYENSKN, via the coding sequence ATGAACAAAATTAAGAATATTGCAATTATTGCACACGTAGATCACGGGAAAACAACTCTTGTCGATGCTTTATTAAAGCAGGCAGGAACCTTTGGGGAACATGAAAAAGTAGATGAAAGAATAATGGATAGCGATGATTTGGAGAGAGAAAGAGGGATTACGATTTTTTCTAAAAATGCTTCATTTCATTATGATGGTTATAAGATAAATATTGTGGATACTCCTGGCCATGCGGATTTTGGTGGGGAAGTGCAGAGAATCTTGAAAATGGTGGATTCTGTTTTACTTCTGGTAGATGCATTTGAAGGTGTTATGCCGCAAACTAAATATGTATTGAAACAGGCATTGGAGCATGGACTTCGTCCAATTGTGGTAGTTAATAAGATTGACAGACCAAATTCAGATCCCGATGCAGTTGTGGATTCTGTATTTGATTTATTTGTGGATTTAGGGGCAAATGATATTCAGCTTGATTTTCCAGTAGTTTATGCATCGGCTAAAAATGGATATGCCAAACTGGAACTGGAAGATGAAGATAAAGATATGAAACCGCTTTATGATAAAATTATGGAGCATGTGGAAGATCCTGAAGGAGATGTGAATGAGCCACTTCAAATGCTTGTTACAAATACGGAATATGATGAATATGTAGGGAAATTAGGAACTGGAAGAATTTATAACGGAAAAATTGAAAAAAATCAGGAAATTACATTGATTAAAAGAAATGGTGACCTGGTAAATGGAAAAGTTACTAGAATTTATGGATATGATGGTCTGAAAAAAGTTGAAATGGAAGTAGCGTTTGCTGGAGATATTGTAACAATTGCGGGAATTGAACAAATTGACATAGGAGAAACTGTGGCAAATAAAGAAAATCCTAAACCGTTACCATTAATTGATATTGATGAGCCAACACTTGCGATGACTTTTATGGTAAATGATTCGCCATTTGCAGGGCAAGATGGAAAATTTGTAACTTCGAGAAATATTTTAGAAAGATTGCAAAAGGAAGTAAATCATAACGTGAGTATGAGGCTTGAAATGACAGATTCGCCAGATGCATTTATTGTAAAAGGAAGAGGAGAGCTTCAATTATCTATTTTGCTTGAAAATATGAGAAGAGAAGGTTACGAAGTGGCAGTTTCAAAACCTGAAGTTATTTTTAAAGAAGAAAATGGACAGAAACTAGAACCAATCGAACTTGCAATTATCGATGTTGCTGATGAGTTTGTAGGAGTTGTAATTGAAAAATTAGGACTTAGAAAAGGTGAGATGGTAAATATGAATCAAGGAAGCGACGGCTATACAAGACTTGAATTTAAAGTGCCATCACGTGGATTAATCGGATTTAGAAATGAATTTTTGACAGAAACAAGAGGAACAGGAATTATAAATCATTCATTCTTTGAATACGGACCTTTCAAGGGAGAAGTTACTGGACGAAGAAGAGGGGTTTTAATCGCAATGGAGCCTGGAACAAGTCTAGGTTATTCACTGAATAACTTGCAACCAAGAGGAATTCTGTTTATAGGGCCTGGAGTAGAAGTTTACGAGGGAATGATAGTTGGAGAACATTCAAGAGAAAACGACTTAGTTGTAAATGTATGTAAAGGTAAAAAACTTACAAATATGAGGGCTGCTGGAAGTGATGATGCTGTGAAATTGGCACCTCCAAAGGAATTTACACTGGAATTGGCACTTGAATATATTGAAAATGATGAATTAGTGGAAATTACGCCTAACTTTATTAGACTTAGAAAAAAATATTTGAATGCTAATGAAAGAAAAAAATATGAAAATTCTAAAAATTAA